In Actinobacillus indolicus, a single genomic region encodes these proteins:
- a CDS encoding glycerate kinase: MNIVIAPDSFKESLTALEVALAIKTGFERIFPQAEYHLAPMADGGEGSVQSLVDATQSYLQKTAVIAPLANQVEATWGLSGDKQTAFIEMAAASGLHLVPPEQRNPLITTSYGTGELIKAALSLGVKKIILGIGGSATNDAGVGMLQALGIRFLNVEQKEIGFGGEQLASLAYIDMTGLDPRLAQVEIEVACDVNNPLCGEQGASAIFGPQKGATPEMVKKLDSALAHFAQVVENQLGKNIAHHAGAGAAGGMGAGLLLLPNVTLKSGVQIIIEATALKEKIQQADLVITGEGRMDSQSVAEKTPIGVAKLAKQFNKPVIAIVGSLREDYPIVYQHGIDAVFPIIRQLTSLEILLQQGHDNLISTAENIARTIRLGLAY, translated from the coding sequence ATGAACATTGTTATCGCCCCTGATTCTTTTAAAGAAAGTTTAACCGCACTTGAAGTAGCGCTTGCGATTAAAACAGGTTTTGAGCGAATTTTTCCACAGGCTGAATATCATCTTGCTCCGATGGCAGACGGTGGTGAAGGCTCGGTTCAATCACTTGTTGATGCCACTCAAAGTTATTTGCAAAAAACGGCGGTAATCGCACCGCTTGCAAATCAAGTTGAAGCCACTTGGGGATTGTCGGGCGATAAACAAACTGCATTTATTGAAATGGCGGCAGCATCAGGATTGCACCTTGTTCCACCTGAACAACGAAATCCGTTAATCACGACGAGCTATGGTACTGGTGAGTTAATCAAAGCAGCTTTATCTCTCGGTGTTAAGAAGATTATTCTTGGCATTGGTGGTAGTGCAACTAACGATGCTGGCGTAGGTATGTTACAAGCATTGGGCATCCGATTTCTTAATGTCGAACAGAAAGAAATCGGCTTCGGTGGCGAGCAATTAGCTTCTCTTGCTTATATTGATATGACAGGATTAGATCCGCGTTTAGCTCAAGTAGAAATAGAAGTTGCTTGTGATGTCAATAATCCGCTATGTGGTGAGCAAGGAGCTTCCGCTATTTTTGGTCCACAAAAAGGAGCAACTCCGGAAATGGTGAAAAAATTGGATTCCGCTTTAGCTCACTTTGCTCAAGTCGTTGAAAACCAATTAGGAAAAAATATAGCTCACCATGCTGGGGCTGGCGCTGCAGGTGGTATGGGAGCAGGATTATTGCTCTTACCTAACGTTACATTAAAATCAGGTGTACAAATCATTATTGAAGCCACTGCTCTTAAAGAAAAGATTCAGCAAGCTGATTTAGTAATTACAGGCGAAGGCAGAATGGATTCTCAGTCAGTGGCAGAGAAAACACCGATTGGTGTGGCAAAACTTGCTAAACAATTTAATAAACCTGTGATTGCGATTGTAGGAAGTCTTAGGGAGGATTATCCAATCGTTTATCAACATGGAATTGATGCTGTTTTTCCAATTATCCGACAGTTAACAAGCCTAGAGATACTATTACAACAAGGCCATGATAATTTAATATCAACGGCAGAAAATATTGCAAGAACAATTAGACTTGGCTTAGCTTATTAA
- a CDS encoding ABC transporter ATP-binding protein gives MIELNNLFITFNKGTVIENPVLRGLTLNVAEGEFVSVIGSNGAGKSTLLNAISGDYPIDSGEIFIQGKEVSHTTSWQRANLVARVFQDPMAGTCEALTIEENMALAYQRGRKRSLGFALNRQLRDLFKEKLSLLGLGLENRLTDQMGRLSGGQRQAVSLLMASLQPSNILLLDEHTAALDPKTTAFVLELTNKIVREQKLTTLMVTHSMRQALDYGDRTVMLHQGQVAFDVAGEARKKMDVPDLLRLFEQSRHEKLSDDGLLLES, from the coding sequence ATGATTGAACTAAATAATTTATTTATCACCTTTAACAAAGGCACGGTCATCGAAAATCCGGTGTTACGTGGACTAACGCTTAATGTAGCAGAAGGGGAATTTGTGTCTGTGATCGGTAGTAATGGCGCGGGTAAATCAACCTTATTAAATGCCATTAGCGGTGACTATCCGATTGATTCTGGTGAAATTTTTATTCAGGGTAAAGAAGTCAGCCATACTACTAGCTGGCAACGTGCTAATCTCGTTGCTCGAGTGTTTCAAGACCCAATGGCAGGCACTTGTGAAGCTCTAACCATTGAAGAAAATATGGCTCTTGCCTATCAACGCGGTAGAAAACGTAGCTTAGGTTTTGCCCTTAATCGCCAATTAAGAGATCTGTTTAAAGAAAAGTTGTCACTTCTTGGGCTCGGTTTAGAAAATCGTCTGACTGACCAAATGGGTAGACTTTCAGGCGGGCAACGACAAGCGGTAAGTTTATTGATGGCATCATTACAGCCCTCTAATATTCTATTACTCGATGAGCATACTGCCGCCCTTGATCCCAAAACAACCGCTTTCGTTCTAGAATTAACGAATAAAATTGTACGAGAACAAAAGCTCACGACATTAATGGTCACACACTCTATGCGACAAGCATTAGATTATGGTGATAGAACCGTGATGCTCCACCAAGGGCAAGTTGCCTTTGATGTCGCAGGAGAAGCTCGTAAAAAAATGGATGTCCCTGATTTATTACGCTTATTTGAGCAAAGCCGTCACGAAAAACTGAGTGATGACGGATTATTATTAGAGAGTTAA
- a CDS encoding ABC transporter permease: MDALLPFLSEIFTNITWIGALELGLIYALVALGVLISYKILDFPDLTADGSFPLGGGVCVLCILNQVDPWVATLLGMFAGATAGMITASLHIGFKIEKLLASILMMIALYSINLRIMGKPNVSLLGDPTVYDSITAQDDVQLAIVRLLIAILVVIIAKLLFDLFFATQVGLAVRATGTNPRMAKAQGIAINKMTLLGMAISNGLIALAGALYVQSNGGFDISIGVGTIVIGLAAVIIGEAIFSAKRIIWLTFAVIIGSILYRFFIALALNNETLSGIGFGPQDLNLITALLVVAVLALPKFKHKFKMKGSK; the protein is encoded by the coding sequence ATGGATGCATTATTACCTTTTTTAAGTGAGATTTTCACTAATATTACGTGGATAGGCGCATTAGAGCTTGGATTAATCTATGCACTTGTTGCATTAGGTGTACTTATTTCTTACAAGATTCTCGATTTCCCTGATTTAACTGCGGACGGTTCTTTTCCATTAGGAGGTGGCGTTTGTGTACTCTGTATTCTGAACCAAGTTGATCCTTGGGTTGCAACATTACTAGGGATGTTTGCAGGCGCAACGGCGGGGATGATTACAGCAAGTTTGCATATTGGCTTTAAAATCGAAAAATTATTAGCCAGCATTTTGATGATGATTGCCCTATATTCGATTAACTTACGTATTATGGGTAAGCCAAATGTCTCTTTACTTGGCGATCCTACGGTTTATGACAGTATTACCGCTCAAGATGATGTGCAACTTGCGATTGTACGTTTATTAATTGCAATTTTGGTTGTCATTATTGCCAAGCTATTATTTGATTTATTTTTTGCCACTCAAGTTGGCTTAGCAGTCAGAGCCACTGGTACTAATCCACGCATGGCAAAAGCACAAGGAATTGCTATTAATAAAATGACCTTACTAGGCATGGCGATTTCGAATGGGCTAATTGCACTTGCAGGTGCATTATACGTGCAAAGTAACGGGGGATTTGATATCTCTATCGGCGTTGGCACTATTGTGATTGGTCTAGCTGCAGTTATTATCGGTGAAGCGATTTTTTCTGCTAAACGTATTATTTGGCTCACATTTGCCGTCATTATCGGCTCGATTCTTTATCGTTTCTTTATCGCATTAGCGTTAAATAATGAAACCTTAAGTGGCATCGGCTTTGGTCCACAGGATCTTAACTTAATCACCGCATTATTAGTGGTTGCTGTACTTGCTTTACCTAAATTCAAACACAAATTCAAAATGAAAGGGAGTAAATAA
- a CDS encoding YgjV family protein, which produces MDSIEILGYVAMILVAGSFLLKDVIKLRLVNALGAVCFVIYGILIGSFPVTGLNIFVVCVNGYYIWKNFQKETA; this is translated from the coding sequence GTGGATAGTATTGAAATTTTAGGTTATGTTGCAATGATTTTAGTTGCGGGATCGTTTTTGTTAAAAGATGTCATTAAACTACGTTTAGTAAATGCATTAGGCGCAGTCTGTTTTGTTATTTATGGTATTTTGATTGGCTCTTTCCCTGTCACAGGGTTGAATATTTTTGTTGTGTGTGTGAATGGATATTACATTTGGAAAAATTTCCAAAAAGAAACTGCATAG
- the serS gene encoding serine--tRNA ligase, which produces MIDQNLLRTNLEEVAQILKLKRNFNLDVARVTSLEEQRKALQVKAENLQAERNARSKNIGAAKARGEDISALLAEVDSMGNELDSAKVELDKVQAEIRELLLNIPNLPADEVPVGKDDSENLEVSRWGTPRQFDFEIKDHVTLGEGLGGLDFPAGVKLTGSRFVVMKSGIARLHRALSQFMLDLHTEQHGYVETYVPYLVNHDTLYGTGQLPKFGEDLFHTQPLEGQDPNAVQKPYALIPTAEVPVTNLVRDEILDEESLPLKLTAHTPCFRSEAGSYGRDTRGLIRMHQFDKVEMVQIVAPEKSMEALEELTGHAEKVLQLLNLPYRKMLLCSGDMGFGSSKTYDLEVWLPAQNTYREISSCSNMWDFQARRMQARCKAKGDKKTRLVHTLNGSGLAVGRTLVAVLENYQNADGSITVPEVLKPYMGGVEIIK; this is translated from the coding sequence ATGATCGACCAAAACCTTCTGCGTACGAACCTTGAGGAAGTCGCACAAATTTTAAAACTCAAACGTAACTTCAACCTTGATGTTGCTCGTGTTACCAGCCTTGAAGAACAACGCAAAGCATTACAAGTTAAAGCAGAAAATTTACAGGCAGAGCGTAATGCTCGCTCAAAAAATATCGGTGCGGCGAAAGCACGTGGTGAAGATATTTCTGCGTTATTAGCAGAAGTGGATTCAATGGGAAATGAACTTGATTCTGCAAAAGTGGAATTAGATAAAGTCCAAGCGGAAATTCGTGAGTTGTTATTAAACATTCCTAACCTACCAGCCGATGAAGTGCCTGTGGGTAAAGACGACAGCGAAAATCTCGAAGTCTCTCGCTGGGGTACGCCACGTCAATTTGATTTTGAAATCAAAGATCACGTTACCCTTGGCGAAGGCTTAGGCGGTTTGGATTTCCCTGCCGGTGTTAAATTAACAGGAAGCCGTTTCGTTGTAATGAAAAGCGGTATCGCACGTTTACACCGTGCTTTATCTCAATTTATGTTGGATTTACATACAGAACAACACGGCTATGTGGAAACCTATGTGCCTTATCTTGTCAACCACGACACCCTTTACGGCACAGGGCAATTACCAAAATTCGGCGAAGATTTATTCCATACTCAGCCGTTAGAAGGACAAGATCCGAACGCAGTACAAAAACCTTACGCTTTAATCCCAACAGCAGAAGTTCCGGTAACCAATCTTGTGCGTGATGAGATCTTAGACGAAGAAAGTTTACCACTGAAACTGACCGCTCACACCCCGTGCTTCCGTTCAGAAGCAGGCTCTTACGGTCGTGATACTCGTGGTTTAATCCGTATGCACCAGTTCGATAAAGTGGAAATGGTACAAATCGTCGCCCCTGAAAAATCAATGGAAGCCCTTGAAGAATTAACAGGACACGCAGAAAAAGTGTTGCAGTTGCTCAACCTTCCATACCGCAAAATGTTACTCTGCTCTGGTGATATGGGCTTTGGTTCAAGCAAAACCTACGATTTAGAAGTGTGGCTACCGGCACAAAATACCTACCGTGAGATTTCATCTTGCTCAAATATGTGGGATTTCCAAGCTCGCCGTATGCAAGCACGTTGCAAAGCGAAAGGGGATAAGAAAACTCGCTTAGTTCATACCCTAAATGGTTCAGGTTTAGCCGTTGGACGTACGCTTGTTGCAGTGCTTGAAAACTACCAAAATGCAGATGGTTCAATTACTGTGCCTGAAGTGTTGAAACCATATATGGGTGGTGTAGAGATTATTAAATAA
- the smpB gene encoding SsrA-binding protein SmpB: protein MSKKTKVASNTIALNKRARHEYFIEEEIEAGLELQGWEVKSLRAGKANIGDSYVTFRNGEAFLFGGTITPLNVASTHIVCDPTRTRKLLLNKRELDTLYGKVSRDGFTVIALSLYWKNAWAKVKIGLAKGKKLHDKREDIKDREWQVAKQRIMKNANR from the coding sequence ATGAGTAAAAAAACCAAAGTGGCTTCAAACACAATTGCCTTAAATAAACGTGCCAGACACGAATATTTTATCGAAGAAGAAATTGAAGCTGGTCTAGAATTACAAGGCTGGGAAGTAAAATCCCTGCGAGCAGGCAAAGCCAATATCGGCGATAGCTATGTCACTTTCCGTAATGGCGAAGCCTTTTTGTTCGGTGGCACTATTACCCCGTTAAATGTCGCTTCTACCCATATTGTGTGCGATCCAACCCGTACCCGTAAATTATTGTTAAACAAGCGTGAATTAGACACACTTTATGGTAAAGTCAGTCGTGACGGATTTACCGTTATCGCCCTGTCGCTCTACTGGAAAAATGCGTGGGCGAAAGTCAAAATCGGCTTGGCGAAAGGGAAAAAACTGCACGATAAGCGTGAAGATATTAAAGACCGTGAGTGGCAAGTTGCTAAACAGCGGATTATGAAGAATGCGAATAGGTAG
- a CDS encoding curli polymerization inhibitor CsgI-related protein, with amino-acid sequence MKLGKITLAIVALAFSANSFAGTITGSSNINFLAFDGQKVKKNTVLQVNDTNQHQVVVEVSSIYQSGSDSNFYESAPLVLTFTGSQEDIQISAPALRNDVDVEKFKKSPSFKVQTASGKTLEHKQDELKGEGFMPNANIVDNLANYNAGNGVAAVKSFAVSAMPMAIAGGSNKVTKGKVMVQGENIAEQQLQYWFQQADKETQKRFLDWAKKQ; translated from the coding sequence ATGAAATTAGGTAAAATTACCCTTGCAATCGTAGCTCTCGCTTTTAGTGCAAATAGTTTTGCAGGCACCATCACAGGCTCTTCAAACATTAATTTTCTAGCTTTTGATGGACAAAAAGTGAAGAAAAACACGGTATTACAAGTGAACGATACGAACCAACATCAAGTAGTTGTCGAAGTTTCAAGTATCTATCAATCAGGTTCTGATAGTAACTTCTATGAATCTGCGCCACTCGTGTTAACCTTCACAGGAAGCCAAGAAGATATTCAAATTAGTGCCCCAGCACTACGCAATGATGTGGATGTGGAAAAATTCAAAAAATCCCCTAGTTTCAAAGTACAAACTGCATCAGGCAAAACCCTTGAACATAAACAAGATGAGCTAAAAGGCGAAGGTTTTATGCCAAATGCAAATATTGTGGATAACCTTGCAAATTACAATGCTGGTAATGGCGTTGCGGCAGTCAAATCCTTTGCAGTCTCGGCTATGCCAATGGCGATTGCGGGTGGTTCAAATAAAGTCACTAAAGGTAAAGTAATGGTTCAAGGCGAAAATATTGCTGAACAACAGTTACAATACTGGTTCCAACAAGCTGATAAAGAAACCCAAAAACGTTTCTTAGATTGGGCGAAAAAACAGTAA
- the corC gene encoding CNNM family magnesium/cobalt transport protein CorC (CorC(YbeX) belongs to the Cyclin M Mg2+ Exporter (CNNM) family, and was characterized as belonging to a set of three proteins, at least one of which must be present for CorA to function.) translates to MSDDQQSAQTQEKKSFLKSLFGGLFQQEPKNREDLVEVIRDSAENELIDSDTKEMIEGVMEISSLRVRDIMIPRPQIIFIDAEQPLDACVDIIIESAHSRFPVIRGGKDTIEGILLAKDLLKYLRTDSEPFNMGEILRPAVIVPESKRVDRMLKEFRSERFHMAIVVDEFGAVSGLVTIEDILEQIVGDIEDEFDEEEIEPIRQLSQHTYAVLALTDIERFNQQFATQFDDEEVDTVGGLVMQAFGHLPKRGEEIELDGVVFKVTSADSRRLIQLRVTVTDEQLELMSQEKSSE, encoded by the coding sequence ATGAGTGATGATCAGCAAAGCGCACAGACGCAAGAGAAAAAATCCTTTTTAAAATCGTTATTCGGTGGATTATTTCAACAAGAACCGAAAAATCGTGAAGATTTAGTCGAAGTTATCCGAGATTCAGCAGAAAATGAATTAATTGATTCAGATACTAAAGAGATGATCGAAGGGGTGATGGAGATTTCTTCACTGCGTGTTCGTGACATTATGATTCCGCGTCCACAGATTATTTTTATTGATGCAGAACAACCGTTAGATGCCTGTGTAGATATTATTATTGAGTCTGCGCACTCTCGCTTTCCCGTGATTCGTGGGGGTAAAGATACGATTGAAGGCATTTTACTTGCAAAAGATTTATTAAAATATCTGCGTACTGATTCAGAGCCATTTAATATGGGCGAAATTTTACGCCCTGCCGTCATTGTGCCTGAAAGTAAGCGTGTAGATAGAATGTTGAAAGAGTTCCGTTCAGAGCGTTTTCACATGGCGATTGTGGTCGATGAGTTTGGGGCAGTGTCTGGTTTGGTTACGATTGAAGATATTTTAGAACAAATCGTAGGCGATATTGAAGATGAGTTTGATGAAGAAGAAATTGAACCGATTCGTCAATTATCTCAACATACTTATGCGGTATTAGCCTTAACGGATATTGAACGTTTTAATCAACAGTTTGCGACACAATTTGATGATGAAGAAGTCGATACCGTGGGTGGTTTAGTGATGCAAGCGTTCGGGCATTTACCGAAACGTGGTGAAGAAATCGAACTTGATGGTGTGGTATTTAAAGTGACATCAGCGGATAGTCGCCGTTTGATTCAATTACGTGTCACAGTGACAGATGAACAACTGGAGCTTATGTCTCAAGAGAAAAGTTCAGAATGA
- the lnt gene encoding apolipoprotein N-acyltransferase — protein sequence MSIVKKSSNLTACFIAVISGGIGTLAYSPFDYWIVAFLSATGLIWLATSEHKKQALLGAFLWAVSYFAIGVNWVQVSMTQFGGVPEFVSYLAVLLLACYLALYPLLFAYLIQRFQLKNPWVIAVIFTLTEYLRGVVFTGFPWLQFGYSQVDSPFLGIAPILGVEGVTFFIMVVSGYLVYFVRQFAKKATNPTACIVTLLLLLGVGYSTQFLKFVEVDEQKAPLSIALVQGNIEQKMKWDPAHFNYTVRTYEQLIQSVLGKYQVIILPESAIPALEEQIEPLMQQLHHIGEQVGSEIIIGTLHQSPQGLFNSATVLGNKAQPYSLTQSPRYNKHHLVPFGEYVPFGNLLDWMRDVFVLPINLSKGDFIQQPLLVANHRFNMAICYEIIFTHQVQQNQQAHNSDYLITISNDAWFGASMGPWQHFQMARMRALELGKPLIRATNTGITAFVDAYGQVVSQAPQFEATTLAASVPVMKGQTIFAQFGNWLLYGICGIILTIAFVLRLCRKG from the coding sequence ATGAGTATTGTAAAAAAATCATCAAATCTCACCGCTTGTTTCATCGCTGTGATTTCAGGGGGAATAGGGACATTAGCCTATTCCCCATTTGACTATTGGATTGTTGCCTTTTTATCTGCAACAGGGCTAATTTGGCTTGCGACATCTGAACATAAAAAGCAGGCTCTACTCGGTGCTTTTCTTTGGGCGGTAAGCTATTTTGCGATTGGCGTAAATTGGGTTCAAGTCAGCATGACCCAATTCGGTGGCGTGCCTGAATTTGTGAGTTATTTAGCCGTATTACTGTTAGCGTGCTATTTAGCGTTATACCCATTGCTTTTTGCCTATCTTATTCAACGCTTTCAGCTAAAAAATCCTTGGGTAATTGCGGTGATTTTTACGTTGACGGAATATTTACGTGGCGTGGTTTTCACAGGGTTTCCGTGGTTGCAATTCGGATATAGTCAAGTCGATAGCCCATTTTTAGGCATTGCACCGATATTAGGTGTGGAAGGCGTGACTTTCTTTATCATGGTTGTCAGTGGCTATTTGGTTTATTTTGTTAGACAATTTGCAAAAAAAGCCACGAATCCGACCGCTTGTATTGTGACATTATTGCTACTTTTAGGGGTTGGATATAGCACACAATTTTTAAAATTCGTGGAAGTCGATGAGCAAAAAGCGCCGTTGTCTATCGCCTTAGTTCAAGGGAATATTGAGCAAAAAATGAAATGGGATCCTGCTCATTTTAATTATACGGTCAGAACCTATGAACAATTAATTCAGTCTGTGCTAGGTAAATATCAAGTGATTATCTTGCCTGAATCTGCGATTCCTGCGTTAGAAGAACAAATTGAGCCATTGATGCAACAACTTCACCATATAGGCGAACAGGTAGGCAGTGAGATTATCATCGGAACATTACATCAATCTCCACAAGGATTATTTAACAGTGCCACAGTCTTGGGGAATAAAGCGCAACCTTACTCACTGACTCAATCGCCACGTTATAACAAACACCATTTAGTGCCTTTTGGGGAATATGTGCCTTTTGGCAATTTGTTGGATTGGATGCGAGATGTTTTTGTCTTGCCGATCAATTTATCGAAAGGTGACTTTATCCAACAGCCATTACTGGTGGCAAATCACCGATTTAATATGGCAATTTGTTATGAGATTATCTTTACTCATCAAGTACAGCAAAATCAACAAGCCCATAACTCTGACTATTTGATTACCATTTCAAATGATGCGTGGTTTGGCGCAAGTATGGGGCCATGGCAACATTTCCAAATGGCAAGAATGCGTGCATTAGAATTAGGCAAACCACTTATTCGCGCGACGAATACGGGGATTACAGCTTTTGTTGATGCGTATGGTCAAGTTGTCTCGCAAGCACCGCAATTTGAAGCCACGACATTGGCAGCAAGTGTTCCGGTGATGAAAGGGCAAACCATCTTCGCACAGTTCGGTAACTGGTTGCTTTATGGGATTTGTGGCATAATTCTCACAATAGCCTTTGTTTTAAGGTTATGTCGAAAAGGATAA
- the rpoE gene encoding RNA polymerase sigma factor RpoE, which produces MSEQITDQELVERAQNGDKKAFNLLVVRYQNRVAGLLTRYVARDDIPDIVQESFIKAYRSLNSFRGESAFYTWLYRIAVNTAKNHLTALGRRPPKEDILAEDAESYDSGIQLREADTPENLVLSDELKRVVFDTIESLPDELKTAITLRELEGLSYEEIAEAMQCPVGTVRSRIFRAREAIDAKVNPLLQQI; this is translated from the coding sequence ATGAGTGAGCAAATAACCGATCAGGAATTGGTTGAACGTGCACAAAATGGTGATAAAAAAGCGTTTAATTTACTCGTCGTGCGTTATCAAAATAGAGTGGCAGGATTGCTTACTCGCTATGTCGCAAGAGACGATATTCCTGATATTGTACAAGAATCTTTTATTAAAGCTTATCGTTCATTAAACTCTTTCCGTGGGGAAAGTGCTTTTTATACATGGCTTTATCGAATTGCTGTCAATACAGCAAAAAACCATTTAACTGCTTTAGGTAGAAGACCACCCAAAGAAGATATTCTTGCAGAAGATGCAGAAAGTTACGACAGTGGCATCCAATTACGTGAAGCAGATACGCCAGAAAACTTGGTGTTATCAGACGAATTAAAACGTGTCGTATTTGATACGATTGAAAGCCTACCAGACGAGCTGAAAACCGCAATTACCTTGCGTGAGCTTGAAGGGCTAAGTTATGAAGAAATTGCCGAAGCGATGCAATGCCCAGTAGGTACAGTTCGTTCTCGAATTTTTAGAGCAAGGGAAGCGATTGATGCTAAAGTCAATCCGCTCTTGCAACAGATTTAA
- a CDS encoding sigma-E factor negative regulatory protein, producing the protein MQHKETLSAYMDGHKASDNFAETLCNSAELQQTWANYHTIRSVMRGEEQILGSDFSAKMAALIENEEIEAVKTEEKPKGLLLKLKRWSTPIMQAGIAASVCLSVVLGVNMMNSNDEVAQTEQPVLQTLPFSNSVQQVSYNAPSKDQPTAEQLEYQQRRINELLQNHELQRRTQTGNSVTLTEEEKQKAQTSQAPAQNVAPANQ; encoded by the coding sequence ATGCAACATAAAGAAACACTTTCCGCCTATATGGACGGACATAAAGCAAGCGACAATTTCGCAGAAACTTTATGTAACAGTGCTGAATTACAACAAACATGGGCAAATTACCACACTATCCGCAGTGTGATGCGTGGTGAAGAGCAAATTCTAGGTAGCGATTTTTCTGCAAAAATGGCAGCTTTAATTGAAAACGAAGAAATTGAAGCAGTTAAAACGGAAGAAAAACCAAAAGGATTGCTATTAAAATTAAAACGTTGGAGCACGCCAATTATGCAAGCAGGGATTGCTGCATCAGTCTGCTTATCCGTCGTTTTAGGGGTTAACATGATGAACAGCAATGACGAAGTGGCTCAAACAGAACAACCTGTTTTACAAACGTTACCTTTCTCAAATTCTGTACAACAAGTAAGCTACAACGCACCTTCTAAAGATCAGCCAACGGCTGAACAATTAGAGTACCAACAACGCCGTATTAATGAATTATTACAAAATCACGAATTACAGCGTCGTACACAAACGGGTAATAGTGTGACTTTAACTGAAGAAGAAAAACAAAAAGCACAAACTTCCCAAGCGCCAGCGCAAAACGTAGCTCCAGCTAATCAGTAA
- a CDS encoding inorganic triphosphatase — translation MENEIELKIMLWKENIPLIKTWITQQTILSQETEILGNTYYDSPSLYFAKNKMGLRVRNKNQQFELTLKTKGEIIGGLHIRPEYNLPLENEKPDFKRLVSHFNLQIAQAEQLQNELQATFSTDFTREKWLVAFNNAKIEVALDQGIIKNPFGEEVICELEFELKEGSLETLFQFLDELPKQDGMWLSSLSKAQRGYLVGQPEKIAKEIAKLTACNIDNLSEIEQYQFEQQLADFIRLDKQNRVLIQLYKDRDKTLVDKDVNAHLVSKSYLLNNLVKLKSLY, via the coding sequence ATGGAAAATGAAATTGAATTAAAAATTATGCTGTGGAAAGAAAATATTCCGTTAATTAAAACGTGGATAACTCAGCAAACTATTCTTTCACAAGAAACTGAAATCCTAGGTAATACCTATTACGATTCTCCGTCCCTTTATTTTGCAAAAAATAAAATGGGATTAAGAGTCAGAAATAAAAATCAACAATTTGAATTAACATTAAAAACAAAAGGTGAAATTATTGGTGGTTTACATATTCGTCCTGAATATAATTTACCTTTAGAAAATGAGAAACCTGATTTCAAGCGGTTAGTTTCCCACTTTAATTTGCAAATTGCACAAGCAGAGCAATTACAAAATGAATTGCAAGCGACTTTCAGTACTGATTTTACCCGAGAAAAATGGCTTGTCGCTTTTAATAATGCCAAAATTGAAGTGGCATTAGATCAGGGAATAATTAAAAATCCTTTTGGAGAAGAAGTTATTTGTGAATTGGAATTTGAATTAAAAGAAGGTTCACTAGAAACGTTATTTCAGTTTTTAGATGAATTACCTAAACAAGACGGTATGTGGCTTAGTAGTTTAAGCAAAGCACAACGGGGGTATTTAGTTGGACAGCCTGAAAAAATTGCAAAAGAAATCGCAAAACTAACCGCTTGTAATATAGATAATTTATCAGAGATTGAACAATATCAATTTGAACAACAATTAGCCGATTTTATTCGGTTAGATAAACAAAATAGAGTTTTAATTCAATTATATAAAGATAGAGATAAAACATTAGTTGATAAAGATGTAAATGCTCATTTAGTCAGTAAATCGTATTTATTAAATAATTTAGTCAAACTAAAATCATTATATTAA